Proteins from one Corallococcus exiguus genomic window:
- a CDS encoding TadE/TadG family type IV pilus assembly protein, with amino-acid sequence MRSASRPKRRHRGQALVLACLSFLLLALMTTLSFNLSHALREKMSLQQHSDALAYSMGVVEARALNYYAASNRAIASSYVGMTSAHAYMAAASATGDMMRAGQMSFFIVAALEVAQCPPYNFQHCFDAIEALMIAMDYSSKASDYDSKVKDVEDKFNKVIQDLNKMANSIHDSQKSAHSKARSAVRGGQSANLSNLTDYNVPGANSLDSSVGGLNGEEFDCAVDGMNCSRANSSNKARAQVMTEISNASRPSWAANRSLPVIMNGLPTYFKSDFIKDLLKDIPGEGTHVIMGHQGTAKVAQTKSNIHGPGQVTGNEGKVVVADEHGTLLSQWRHGFGVGTYKAVVESSENGGSHEPSGAHSGQHDEFKGINTKDLMSCTASGNCFMKFRADDNPDTDWGQPHVYSYVTKQFFVGDPKKAPWELNDTGSFTLTHGAQGDGKLQLAPGEGAALSKALVYYHRLGPNGWKEAPGLFNPYWRVKLHPFTAQEASRVLNRAGNSDAADLAGAKDLAL; translated from the coding sequence GTGAGGTCCGCCTCCCGGCCCAAGCGCCGCCACCGGGGCCAGGCCCTGGTGCTCGCGTGTCTGTCGTTCCTCCTGCTCGCGTTGATGACGACGCTGAGCTTCAACCTGAGCCACGCCCTGCGGGAGAAGATGAGCCTGCAGCAGCACAGCGACGCGCTCGCATACTCCATGGGCGTCGTGGAGGCGCGCGCGCTCAACTACTACGCGGCCAGCAACCGGGCCATCGCGTCCTCCTACGTGGGGATGACGTCCGCGCACGCGTACATGGCCGCCGCCAGCGCCACCGGCGACATGATGCGCGCCGGGCAGATGAGCTTCTTCATCGTCGCGGCCCTGGAGGTGGCGCAGTGCCCGCCCTACAACTTCCAGCACTGCTTCGACGCGATTGAAGCGCTGATGATCGCCATGGACTACAGCTCCAAGGCCAGCGACTACGACTCCAAGGTCAAGGACGTGGAGGACAAGTTCAACAAGGTCATCCAAGACCTGAACAAGATGGCGAACAGCATCCATGACTCGCAGAAGTCCGCCCACAGCAAGGCGCGCAGCGCCGTGCGCGGTGGACAGTCCGCGAACCTGTCGAACCTGACCGACTACAACGTCCCCGGCGCCAACTCGCTCGACTCGTCCGTGGGCGGGCTCAACGGCGAGGAGTTCGACTGCGCGGTGGATGGCATGAACTGCTCGCGCGCCAACTCCAGCAACAAGGCCCGCGCCCAGGTGATGACGGAGATCTCCAACGCCTCTCGCCCCAGCTGGGCCGCCAACCGCAGCCTGCCCGTCATCATGAACGGGCTGCCCACCTACTTCAAAAGCGACTTCATCAAGGACCTGCTCAAGGACATCCCGGGTGAGGGCACGCACGTCATCATGGGCCACCAGGGCACGGCCAAGGTCGCGCAGACGAAGAGCAACATCCACGGCCCCGGCCAGGTCACCGGCAACGAGGGCAAGGTCGTGGTCGCGGACGAGCACGGCACCCTCCTGTCGCAGTGGCGCCACGGCTTCGGCGTGGGCACGTACAAGGCCGTGGTGGAGAGCAGCGAGAACGGCGGCAGCCACGAGCCCTCCGGCGCCCACAGCGGCCAGCACGACGAGTTCAAGGGCATCAACACCAAGGACCTGATGTCCTGCACGGCCAGCGGCAACTGCTTCATGAAGTTCCGCGCGGACGACAACCCGGACACGGACTGGGGCCAGCCGCACGTCTACAGCTACGTCACCAAGCAGTTCTTCGTGGGTGACCCGAAGAAGGCGCCGTGGGAGCTCAACGACACCGGCTCCTTCACGCTCACGCACGGCGCCCAGGGCGACGGAAAGCTGCAGCTGGCGCCCGGCGAAGGCGCGGCGCTCTCCAAGGCGCTCGTCTACTACCACCGCCTGGGCCCCAACGGCTGGAAGGAGGCCCCGGGCCTCTTCAACCCCTACTGGCGCGTGAAGCTGCACCCGTTCACCGCGCAGGAAGCCTCGCGCGTGCTCAACCGCGCCGGCAACAGCGACGCGGCGGACCTCGCGGGCGCCAAGGACCTGGCCCTATGA
- a CDS encoding DUF4388 domain-containing protein: protein MFPLPSQVLRQREGLLADTPFPLLLHALMVEERTCTLELKVRQREKRITFEDGAPVACNSNLLHETLGKYLVEKGRLTEGDYQKSLAESVSSGMQLGGLLVQKGLISPFDLYKQLQANLAHKLLDCFRWTEAKYRLIADVEHPDATVRANTAQLILTGVSTQLPFDTVATHFTFTDDRRFGQMPGVESAPKLSSKDARLFQALRQRPTFNELLERTGFDMDSVLRRLYALCLLGVAGFAEDVDARAEELARRAPAATPAPEPVPTPVPVLAQAPSGTPFADEDEAARNALVGAFLNHRSLDPFALLEVPEDVQPVALRKAFLAAADRFSPLRFQTSELKEKAEGMLAAYARAYGLLSEPEQNALWKKRRQAHREKARSNTGRPSTAEQFRIRTDLLDATTQFDEAKRRLEARNFAGAFEYFEYACDIDPRPLYQAHRAWARYLMKPEAHGRLVLQELQELTRQEPGLEEGWAFLGDVARGEGQWALAEDALRKAFKLNPQQRRYVALIQEIARRR, encoded by the coding sequence ATGTTCCCCCTGCCGTCCCAGGTGTTGCGCCAGCGCGAGGGCCTGCTGGCGGACACGCCCTTCCCGCTGCTGCTGCACGCGCTGATGGTGGAGGAGCGCACCTGCACGCTGGAGCTCAAGGTGCGCCAGCGCGAGAAGCGCATCACCTTCGAGGACGGCGCGCCGGTGGCGTGCAACTCCAACCTCCTGCACGAGACGCTGGGCAAGTACCTGGTGGAGAAGGGCCGCCTGACTGAAGGCGACTACCAGAAGTCCCTGGCGGAGAGCGTGTCCTCGGGCATGCAGCTGGGCGGGCTGCTCGTGCAGAAGGGGCTCATCAGCCCCTTCGACCTCTACAAGCAGCTCCAGGCGAACCTGGCGCACAAGCTGTTGGACTGCTTCCGCTGGACGGAGGCGAAGTACCGCCTCATCGCGGACGTGGAGCACCCGGACGCCACCGTGCGCGCCAACACCGCGCAGCTCATCCTCACGGGCGTCTCCACCCAGCTGCCCTTCGACACCGTCGCCACGCACTTCACCTTCACGGACGACCGCCGCTTCGGGCAGATGCCCGGCGTGGAGTCCGCCCCCAAGCTGTCCTCCAAGGACGCGCGCCTGTTCCAGGCCCTGCGCCAGCGGCCCACCTTCAACGAGCTGCTGGAGCGCACCGGCTTCGACATGGACTCCGTGCTGCGCCGGCTCTACGCGCTGTGTCTGCTGGGCGTGGCGGGCTTCGCGGAGGACGTGGACGCGCGCGCCGAGGAGCTGGCCCGCCGGGCCCCCGCCGCCACGCCCGCCCCGGAGCCCGTCCCCACGCCGGTGCCCGTGCTGGCGCAGGCACCGTCCGGCACGCCCTTCGCGGACGAGGACGAGGCCGCGCGCAACGCGCTCGTGGGCGCGTTCCTCAACCACCGCAGCCTGGATCCGTTCGCGCTGCTGGAGGTGCCGGAGGACGTGCAGCCGGTGGCGCTGCGCAAGGCGTTCCTCGCCGCCGCGGACCGCTTCTCCCCGCTGCGCTTCCAGACCTCGGAGCTGAAGGAGAAGGCGGAAGGGATGCTCGCCGCGTACGCGCGGGCCTACGGCTTGCTGTCGGAGCCGGAGCAGAACGCGCTGTGGAAGAAGCGCCGGCAGGCGCACCGGGAGAAGGCGCGCAGCAACACCGGCCGGCCCTCCACCGCGGAGCAGTTCCGCATCCGCACGGACCTGCTGGACGCCACCACCCAGTTCGACGAGGCCAAACGGCGCCTGGAGGCGCGCAACTTCGCGGGCGCCTTCGAGTACTTCGAATACGCCTGCGACATCGACCCCCGCCCGCTGTACCAGGCCCACCGCGCCTGGGCGCGCTACCTCATGAAGCCGGAGGCGCACGGACGGCTGGTGCTCCAGGAGCTCCAGGAGCTGACGCGCCAGGAGCCCGGCCTGGAAGAGGGCTGGGCCTTCCTGGGCGACGTGGCCCGGGGCGAGGGCCAGTGGGCGCTCGCGGAGGATGCCCTCCGCAAGGCCTTCAAGCTCAACCCCCAGCAGCGCCGCTACGTGGCGCTCATCCAGGAGATTGCCCGGCGGCGGTGA
- the hemW gene encoding radical SAM family heme chaperone HemW, producing the protein MSFAAPTDPLTGMQAARFGLYLHFPYCLAKCPYCDFAVAVARQVPEERYANAVLAELDARLAADPSLRTKPLESLFLGGGTPSLWHPRHVARVLEGIAARMSLAPGLEVSLEGNPERADAERFAGYRAAGINRLSLGVQSFQPQTLKALGRAHDAAMVEGAVAAARQAAFPVVAMDFIYGVHGQTVAQVEADARRAVALEPEHLSTYALTVEREVLAESTPLSKQLDRGELSLPEDDDVVAMAQVVRDVYGAHGLTRYEVSNHARPGLSSRHNALYWTGGEYLALGVGATGMLLSPTPHRYVNLRSPEAYLRTVEEGRLPEASREDLSPEELFAERLSMGLRLVSGVDWEAVCERYGQPVEPRRAEVERLVAHGFATRHGRRLALTERGADVHSAICARLL; encoded by the coding sequence ATGTCCTTCGCCGCGCCCACGGACCCATTGACGGGCATGCAGGCGGCCCGCTTCGGGCTGTACCTGCACTTCCCGTACTGCCTGGCCAAGTGCCCCTACTGCGACTTCGCGGTGGCGGTAGCGCGCCAGGTGCCAGAGGAGCGCTACGCGAACGCAGTGCTGGCGGAGCTGGACGCGCGGCTCGCCGCCGACCCGTCGCTGCGCACGAAGCCGCTGGAGTCCCTCTTCCTGGGCGGCGGCACGCCGTCCCTGTGGCACCCCCGCCACGTGGCGCGCGTGCTGGAGGGCATCGCCGCGCGCATGTCGCTGGCCCCTGGCCTGGAAGTCTCGCTGGAGGGCAACCCGGAGCGCGCGGACGCGGAGCGCTTCGCCGGCTACCGCGCCGCGGGCATCAACCGGCTGTCGCTGGGCGTGCAGTCCTTCCAGCCTCAGACGCTGAAGGCGCTGGGCCGCGCGCACGACGCCGCCATGGTGGAGGGCGCGGTGGCGGCGGCGCGTCAGGCGGCCTTCCCCGTGGTGGCGATGGACTTCATCTACGGCGTGCACGGCCAGACGGTCGCGCAGGTGGAGGCGGACGCACGCCGCGCGGTGGCACTGGAGCCGGAGCACCTGTCCACCTACGCGCTGACGGTGGAGCGCGAGGTGCTGGCGGAGTCCACGCCGCTGTCCAAGCAACTGGACCGCGGTGAGCTCTCCCTGCCGGAGGACGACGACGTGGTGGCCATGGCGCAGGTGGTGCGCGACGTGTACGGCGCGCACGGCCTCACCCGCTACGAGGTCTCCAACCACGCGCGCCCCGGCCTCAGCTCCCGGCACAACGCGCTGTACTGGACCGGCGGCGAGTACCTGGCGCTGGGCGTGGGCGCCACCGGCATGCTGCTGTCCCCCACGCCCCACCGCTACGTGAACCTCCGGAGCCCGGAGGCCTACCTGCGCACGGTGGAGGAGGGGAGACTCCCGGAGGCGAGCCGCGAGGACCTGAGCCCCGAGGAGCTCTTCGCCGAGCGGCTGAGCATGGGCCTGCGCCTGGTGTCGGGGGTGGACTGGGAGGCCGTCTGTGAGCGATACGGCCAGCCCGTGGAGCCCCGGCGCGCGGAGGTGGAGCGGCTGGTGGCCCACGGCTTCGCCACGCGTCATGGCCGCAGGCTGGCCCTGACGGAGCGGGGGGCGGACGTGCACAGCGCCATCTGCGCGCGGCTGTTGTAG
- a CDS encoding TadE/TadG family type IV pilus assembly protein, with product MRRGNESGQAAVETAIVLPLFVFMLLGILQLGLMHQARLLTKYAAYKAVRAGSLHNADIPTMEKAALAVLLPMVSTAASGGAEIIKPITSAGDFKSKFESGDISKNKMNDASGLKFAEVTICGPLKGNMGSGSHGNKEMDFDDPKVASGEGGWADSLRTKLSVQVTFNYRMPIPFADMVIYNIARGRDLPYVLRLGKDSDRDEFIVKKMSKYDSAADNKLYILPIRATYIMRMHSNIYLTQKELPEENECIFPFEP from the coding sequence ATGAGGCGCGGCAACGAATCAGGCCAGGCGGCGGTGGAGACGGCCATCGTCTTGCCCCTGTTCGTGTTCATGCTGCTGGGCATCCTCCAACTGGGGTTGATGCACCAGGCGCGGCTCCTCACGAAGTACGCGGCCTACAAGGCCGTGCGCGCCGGCTCCCTGCACAACGCGGACATCCCCACCATGGAGAAGGCCGCACTGGCGGTGCTGCTGCCCATGGTGAGCACGGCCGCCAGCGGGGGCGCGGAGATCATCAAGCCCATCACCAGCGCCGGTGACTTCAAGTCCAAGTTCGAATCCGGGGACATCTCCAAGAACAAGATGAACGACGCCTCCGGCCTGAAGTTCGCGGAGGTCACCATCTGCGGCCCCCTCAAGGGGAACATGGGCTCCGGCTCCCACGGCAACAAGGAGATGGACTTCGATGATCCGAAGGTCGCCTCCGGAGAAGGCGGCTGGGCGGACAGCCTGCGCACCAAGCTGAGCGTGCAGGTGACGTTCAACTACCGCATGCCCATCCCGTTCGCGGACATGGTCATCTACAACATCGCGCGCGGCCGGGACCTGCCGTACGTCTTGCGCCTGGGCAAGGACTCGGACCGCGACGAGTTCATCGTCAAGAAGATGTCCAAGTACGACTCCGCGGCGGACAACAAGCTCTACATCCTGCCCATCCGCGCCACGTACATCATGCGGATGCACTCCAACATCTACCTCACCCAGAAGGAACTTCCGGAGGAGAACGAATGCATCTTCCCGTTCGAACCGTGA
- a CDS encoding coiled-coil domain-containing protein — protein MPSPPDEADPLADLKELLDDGDAPVAAPAPAPPRPLAVPRPPPSAPPPLPPRRPAAGLPAAPAAAPAARVPTNPAPIGGGGLPTTTPPSPAAAARSPGKGDPFAEPAEPRLPMGGSPEEKLEFFRGILKQKTETLARARALYAEREGEVTQLKASLEKARKEGGGGAPAPSAQDEQRLKLAQAKVASLEAELAASEADRKDLTRALAEVESEVPRLTEELHAERESRGSMAEELVGAKEALGLAQDRMAELASGKSEAQGALEAVQEQYQSLLADVERLTTERDAQALNISQLETALSEAKGAMGALESESDWSRSSLEEAQTHAKGMEGERDAARRQLAVVEDGLKTLQTQVTELERALALKDADAVGLRAALTARTAEAAELPSLRSALEGRAAEVARVQARVRELEAEVAQAREAARSEVEAAEVRARMTESELASLREVLEAAEVEQVSLRDRMESDAAALGEAVHEAEVRVHEAEAKAAALEAQLAELTAQSTASQTEREAHQQQLAAVERKLATTQAERVGYSARVSMLETAAGQREAEVQRQQALVAKAQEELSLERARREAVEAEIADARVQAAEAEGRAEALSAGHDGQRDELVSLGEQLEAARAEADKVDRLQQRVKMVEGALEASESKRRVAEAEAARVKDLNAAKAALEAKLTSEQNAKALLEAKLAQSDVTLLEEQGVKAALESQLEEARAALEAEQVERAALEAKLGESQAHAQAGDTRQAEKAALEARLAQVSASLKAEQTARQALEAKLAAAPAAGADGPADLAAERDQLKADVASMKRKLMAAEAALESAASTKAKVARLEAQLKALK, from the coding sequence ATGCCGTCTCCCCCGGACGAGGCGGATCCGCTCGCGGACCTGAAGGAATTGTTGGATGACGGCGACGCCCCGGTGGCGGCGCCCGCTCCGGCGCCCCCCAGGCCACTCGCGGTTCCCAGGCCTCCCCCCTCCGCGCCTCCCCCCCTGCCGCCCCGGCGGCCCGCCGCAGGCCTGCCCGCAGCCCCTGCCGCCGCGCCCGCTGCCCGGGTGCCCACGAACCCCGCGCCCATCGGGGGTGGAGGGTTGCCCACGACCACGCCTCCGTCCCCGGCGGCCGCGGCGCGCAGCCCCGGCAAGGGGGACCCGTTCGCGGAGCCCGCCGAGCCCCGGCTGCCCATGGGAGGCTCGCCGGAGGAGAAGCTGGAGTTCTTCCGGGGCATCCTGAAGCAGAAGACGGAGACCCTGGCCCGGGCGCGCGCGCTGTACGCCGAGCGCGAGGGCGAAGTCACCCAGCTCAAGGCCTCGCTGGAGAAGGCGCGGAAGGAAGGGGGCGGCGGTGCTCCGGCGCCGTCCGCGCAGGACGAGCAGCGGCTGAAGCTGGCCCAGGCGAAGGTCGCCTCGCTGGAGGCGGAGCTCGCCGCGTCGGAGGCGGACCGCAAGGACCTCACGCGCGCGCTGGCGGAGGTGGAGTCGGAGGTCCCCCGGTTGACGGAGGAGCTCCACGCCGAGCGCGAGTCGCGCGGGTCGATGGCGGAGGAGCTGGTCGGCGCGAAGGAGGCGCTGGGGCTCGCGCAGGACCGCATGGCGGAGCTGGCCTCCGGCAAGTCCGAGGCGCAGGGCGCGCTGGAGGCGGTCCAGGAGCAGTACCAGTCGTTGCTCGCGGACGTGGAGCGGCTGACCACCGAGCGCGACGCGCAGGCGCTCAACATCAGCCAGTTGGAGACGGCGCTCTCGGAGGCGAAGGGCGCCATGGGTGCCCTGGAGAGCGAAAGCGACTGGTCGCGCAGCTCGCTGGAGGAGGCGCAAACCCACGCGAAGGGGATGGAGGGCGAGCGGGACGCCGCGCGCCGGCAGCTCGCGGTGGTGGAGGACGGGCTCAAGACGCTCCAGACGCAGGTGACGGAGCTGGAGCGCGCGCTCGCGCTGAAGGACGCGGACGCGGTGGGTCTGCGCGCCGCGCTCACCGCGCGCACGGCGGAGGCCGCGGAGCTGCCCTCGCTCAGAAGTGCCCTGGAGGGCCGCGCCGCGGAGGTCGCCCGGGTCCAGGCGCGCGTGCGCGAGCTGGAGGCGGAGGTCGCCCAGGCGCGTGAAGCCGCGCGCTCGGAGGTCGAGGCCGCGGAGGTCCGCGCGCGCATGACCGAGTCGGAGCTGGCCTCCCTGCGCGAGGTGTTGGAGGCCGCGGAGGTCGAGCAGGTTTCGCTGCGCGACCGGATGGAGTCGGACGCGGCGGCGCTCGGCGAAGCGGTGCACGAGGCCGAGGTCCGGGTCCACGAGGCCGAGGCGAAGGCGGCGGCGTTGGAGGCCCAGCTGGCGGAGCTCACCGCCCAGTCCACGGCCTCGCAGACCGAGCGTGAGGCGCACCAGCAGCAGCTGGCCGCCGTGGAGCGCAAGCTGGCCACCACGCAGGCGGAGCGCGTGGGTTACTCCGCGCGCGTGTCCATGCTGGAGACGGCCGCGGGCCAGCGCGAGGCGGAGGTGCAGCGCCAGCAGGCCCTGGTCGCCAAGGCCCAGGAGGAGCTGTCGCTGGAGCGCGCCCGCCGTGAGGCGGTGGAAGCCGAGATCGCGGACGCCCGGGTGCAGGCCGCCGAGGCCGAGGGCCGCGCCGAGGCGCTGAGCGCGGGACATGACGGCCAGCGCGATGAGCTGGTCTCCCTCGGCGAGCAGCTGGAGGCGGCTCGCGCGGAAGCGGACAAGGTGGACCGGCTCCAGCAGCGCGTGAAGATGGTGGAGGGGGCGCTGGAGGCCTCCGAGTCCAAGCGGCGCGTCGCCGAAGCGGAGGCGGCCCGCGTGAAGGACCTGAACGCGGCGAAGGCCGCGCTCGAAGCGAAGCTCACGTCGGAGCAGAACGCGAAGGCGCTGCTGGAGGCGAAGCTCGCGCAGTCCGACGTCACGCTCCTGGAGGAACAGGGTGTGAAGGCGGCGCTGGAGTCGCAACTCGAGGAGGCTCGCGCCGCGCTCGAAGCGGAGCAGGTGGAGCGGGCCGCGTTGGAGGCGAAGCTCGGCGAGTCCCAGGCCCATGCCCAGGCGGGTGACACACGGCAGGCGGAGAAGGCCGCGCTGGAGGCCCGGCTCGCCCAGGTCAGCGCTTCGCTCAAGGCGGAGCAGACGGCCCGTCAGGCGCTCGAAGCGAAGCTCGCGGCGGCCCCTGCCGCCGGCGCGGACGGGCCCGCGGACCTGGCGGCGGAGCGCGACCAGCTCAAGGCGGACGTGGCCTCCATGAAGCGCAAGCTGATGGCGGCCGAGGCAGCGCTCGAATCGGCTGCCAGCACCAAGGCGAAGGTGGCGCGGCTGGAAGCGCAATTGAAGGCTCTGAAGTAG
- a CDS encoding tetratricopeptide repeat protein: MTKWFLWMGLTMLTGSPLLSLGLLAVLLFAADRFTLQVLPSPMRAFKRWQRAGELAGTILTNTHDRRARAELADIRLGQKRYQEAVDLLRPNLDAGDDDVDTLYLLGVAYLGAGDAPRGELLLTEAERLDADFRQGAIDLERGRFRLQRGDFPGAREALGRFLQVRQGSVEGRVLLARALDKQGLDVEAQDARDAAWREYAVAPRFQKRRDRWWAYRARPSRPLAYAAVALVLMGVGAYLTRYLPTHDTYGRYGAYEDEPYAADDMGGEDAE, encoded by the coding sequence CTGACCAAGTGGTTCTTGTGGATGGGCCTCACGATGCTGACGGGCAGCCCGCTGCTGTCCCTGGGGCTCCTGGCCGTGCTGCTGTTCGCGGCGGACCGGTTCACGTTGCAGGTGCTGCCCAGCCCCATGCGCGCCTTCAAGCGGTGGCAGCGCGCGGGGGAGCTCGCGGGCACCATCCTCACCAACACCCACGACCGCCGCGCCCGCGCGGAGCTGGCCGACATCCGCTTGGGCCAGAAGCGCTACCAGGAGGCGGTGGACCTGCTGCGCCCCAACCTGGACGCGGGCGACGACGACGTGGACACCCTCTACCTGCTGGGCGTGGCCTACCTGGGCGCGGGCGACGCGCCCCGGGGCGAGCTGCTGCTCACCGAGGCCGAGCGCCTGGACGCCGACTTCCGCCAGGGCGCCATCGACCTGGAGCGCGGCCGCTTCCGCCTCCAGCGCGGCGACTTCCCCGGCGCGCGCGAGGCCCTGGGGCGCTTCCTCCAGGTGCGTCAGGGCTCCGTGGAGGGGCGCGTGCTCCTGGCGCGCGCGCTGGACAAGCAGGGGCTGGACGTGGAGGCGCAGGACGCCCGCGACGCCGCCTGGCGCGAGTACGCCGTCGCCCCCCGCTTCCAGAAGCGCCGCGACCGCTGGTGGGCGTACCGCGCCCGCCCGTCCCGCCCGCTGGCGTACGCCGCCGTGGCCCTGGTGCTGATGGGCGTGGGGGCGTACCTGACCCGCTACCTGCCCACGCACGACACCTACGGCCGCTACGGCGCTTATGAGGATGAGCCCTACGCCGCGGACGACATGGGCGGCGAGGACGCGGAGTAG